A window of the Pseudoalteromonas sp. A25 genome harbors these coding sequences:
- the cysN gene encoding sulfate adenylyltransferase subunit CysN: MSTANEVRELGIDAYLARQQDKSLLRMMTCGSVDDGKSTLIGRLLHDSHQIYEDQLAALHKDNEKVGNAGEELDLALLVDGLQAEREQGITIDVAYRYFSTAKRKFIIADTPGHEQYTRNMVTGASTSDLAIILVDARFGVQVQTKRHSFICDSLGIKQFVVAINKMDICDFDEAVFNRIKTQYLEFAKQLNVTDIKFVPMSALKGDNVVMRSEHTPYYTDKPLLELLEDSPAAAANTEFEARFPVQYVVRPNLDFRGFQGTLTSGTLQVGQAVKVLPSGKSSSIKELVTFDGNLEQAETGQAFTITLNDEIDVSRGDVIVTADSTAEVTNLIQAKLVWMHEAPLVLGKSYNFKLGSKNTSAIVKRIDHTIDVNTLEHGQADSLQLNEIAVVTLELTETIVADIYRNNRETGAFILIDRLSNLTVGAGMVEALLAAQEASQSQFSEFEIELNALVRKHFPHWQALDISQLK, encoded by the coding sequence ATGTCGACAGCCAATGAAGTTAGAGAGTTAGGAATTGACGCATATCTTGCTCGTCAGCAAGATAAAAGCTTATTACGCATGATGACTTGCGGCAGCGTAGATGACGGTAAGTCGACCCTGATCGGCCGATTACTACACGATAGTCATCAAATCTATGAAGACCAACTAGCAGCACTTCATAAAGACAATGAAAAGGTCGGTAACGCAGGCGAAGAGCTTGATCTTGCCCTGTTAGTGGATGGATTACAGGCTGAGCGTGAACAAGGGATCACGATTGACGTTGCTTACCGTTATTTCTCTACGGCAAAACGCAAATTTATTATTGCCGATACCCCTGGGCACGAACAGTATACCCGCAATATGGTGACCGGTGCTTCAACCAGTGATCTGGCTATTATTCTTGTCGATGCTCGTTTCGGTGTGCAGGTGCAAACCAAACGCCACAGCTTCATTTGTGATTCATTGGGTATAAAACAGTTTGTTGTTGCCATTAACAAGATGGATATCTGCGACTTTGATGAAGCTGTTTTCAATCGGATCAAAACGCAATATTTAGAATTCGCGAAGCAATTAAATGTAACGGACATTAAATTTGTACCGATGTCTGCGCTTAAAGGTGATAACGTGGTCATGCGTTCAGAGCACACACCTTACTACACCGACAAACCACTGCTTGAGTTATTAGAAGACTCACCTGCAGCGGCGGCCAATACTGAGTTTGAAGCTCGCTTCCCGGTGCAGTATGTGGTGCGTCCTAACCTTGATTTTAGAGGCTTTCAAGGCACATTGACCTCAGGAACGTTACAAGTTGGTCAGGCTGTAAAAGTATTACCATCAGGAAAAAGCTCTAGCATCAAAGAGCTGGTAACCTTTGATGGCAATTTAGAACAAGCTGAAACAGGTCAAGCATTTACCATTACATTAAACGACGAGATTGATGTAAGTCGCGGAGATGTCATTGTAACAGCTGATTCAACGGCCGAGGTGACTAATCTTATTCAAGCGAAACTTGTTTGGATGCACGAAGCACCTCTGGTGTTAGGTAAGAGCTATAACTTTAAGCTAGGCAGCAAAAATACCTCTGCCATCGTCAAGCGCATCGATCATACAATTGATGTCAATACACTTGAGCACGGCCAAGCAGATTCACTGCAACTAAATGAAATTGCTGTCGTTACGCTCGAACTAACAGAAACGATTGTAGCCGATATCTATCGCAATAATCGCGAAACTGGTGCATTCATTCTGATTGATAGGCTGAGCAACCTAACGGTGGGTGCCGGTATGGTTGAGGCTTTATTGGCAGCACAAGAAGCATCACAGTCTCAATTTAGTGAGTTTGAAATTGAACTTAATGCATTGGTACGCAAGCACTTCCCACATTGGCAAGCGCTGGATATCAGTCAACTTAAGTAA
- the cysD gene encoding sulfate adenylyltransferase subunit CysD has product MALTHLQQLEAESIKIIREVAAEFENPVMLYSIGKDSSVLLHLARKAFYPAKIPFPLLHVDTDWKFREMIEFRDRLAKEYGFELLVHKNPEGIAMGVGPFTHGSAKHTDIMKTQALKQALDKYGFDAAFGGARRDEEKSRAKERVYSFRDKHHRWDPKNQRPELWNTYNSQVNPGESIRVFPLSNWTELDIWQYIYQENIEMVPLYLAKERPVVERDGTLIMVDDERMPLEEGEVPQMKSVRFRTLGCYPLTGAVESTASTLTEIIEEMLLSTSSEREGRVIDHDSSGSMEKKKREGYF; this is encoded by the coding sequence ATGGCTTTGACACACCTTCAGCAGCTTGAAGCTGAGAGTATAAAGATAATTCGCGAAGTCGCCGCTGAGTTCGAGAACCCAGTTATGCTTTACTCTATCGGTAAAGATTCCTCGGTACTTTTGCACCTAGCTCGTAAAGCGTTTTATCCCGCTAAAATTCCATTTCCATTGTTGCATGTAGACACTGACTGGAAATTTCGCGAAATGATTGAGTTTCGAGACCGCCTAGCAAAAGAGTATGGCTTTGAGCTATTAGTACACAAAAATCCAGAAGGCATAGCAATGGGTGTGGGGCCATTTACGCATGGCTCAGCAAAACACACTGATATCATGAAAACCCAAGCACTAAAACAGGCGCTAGATAAGTATGGTTTTGATGCCGCTTTTGGAGGAGCTCGTCGTGATGAAGAGAAGTCTCGAGCAAAAGAGCGAGTTTATTCATTCCGTGACAAACATCATCGTTGGGATCCTAAAAACCAACGTCCAGAACTGTGGAATACGTATAACAGCCAAGTTAATCCGGGTGAGAGCATCCGTGTATTTCCTTTATCAAACTGGACTGAACTAGACATTTGGCAATATATCTATCAAGAGAATATTGAAATGGTACCGCTATATTTGGCTAAAGAGCGTCCTGTTGTTGAGCGTGATGGTACCTTGATCATGGTAGATGATGAACGTATGCCACTAGAAGAAGGCGAAGTACCGCAAATGAAATCGGTACGTTTTCGTACCTTAGGCTGCTATCCACTTACAGGGGCGGTTGAGTCAACGGCCAGTACATTAACAGAAATTATTGAAGAAATGCTGCTATCAACATCGTCTGAGCGCGAAGGTCGAGTCATTGACCACGACTCATCAGGTTCGATGGAGAAGAAAAAACGTGAGGGGTACTTCTAA
- a CDS encoding SLC13 family permease, which yields MYEQIVLTGIMLALVGCLFGTRLKPAWLFVGAISVSYLAGLIDLEGMLVNYANPSLITLVLLILVSIAIEKTTLIQALAHSLAKGSLSRSVMKLGLSTAFLSSFTNNTAVVASLISAIKESPTHSPSKLLLPLSYTAILGGTLTLIGTSTNLIVNGFAIDAGMAPLGFFDFTLIGLGALFVGLITIMILLKYLPDHGTDDKEVVPFYLEGKVQAGSKLIGRTVEENGLRDLKDLFLAEIIHGDRRICAVTPQQVIQKGDVLLFVGDIKSVPLLSRFDGLKIVHDKHEKDVEHLVEVVMSQSSKYIGKTVKEVRFREQFHAAVIAIRRGHDRLQGGLGQVRLQAGDSLILAPGSQFYELPDLKREFVYISGLDLQTHLKPKQSNFVLAAFGSVLALSIFDVVPLVKGLMVLLLCLFLMGTIKVSELKRRFPIELLAIVGSAIGLAKLMINTGLAGQISDALFYVLGDFGPYGAFIAIFVMTVVFTELITNNAAAALSFPVAYALAIGFDVSPLPFVMAVAFGASASFISPFGYQTNLMVYSAGNYRIKDYVTMGLPLSIIYSITVLTLIPLVFPF from the coding sequence ATGTATGAACAAATCGTTTTAACAGGCATTATGTTAGCGTTAGTCGGCTGCCTTTTTGGCACCCGACTCAAACCAGCGTGGTTATTTGTCGGCGCGATAAGCGTAAGCTACCTAGCAGGTTTAATCGACCTTGAAGGGATGTTAGTTAATTACGCTAACCCCTCACTGATCACGCTTGTACTGCTTATATTGGTGTCAATTGCCATTGAAAAGACCACACTGATCCAAGCTTTAGCACACTCTCTTGCGAAAGGGAGCTTGTCACGTTCGGTCATGAAACTGGGGCTATCGACCGCCTTTTTGTCATCTTTTACCAATAATACTGCCGTCGTGGCATCGCTCATATCGGCCATTAAAGAAAGCCCAACGCATTCGCCCTCTAAGCTCTTACTTCCTTTGTCCTATACTGCTATTTTAGGGGGGACACTAACTCTTATCGGCACTTCCACCAATTTAATCGTCAATGGCTTTGCAATTGATGCAGGTATGGCGCCACTGGGCTTTTTTGATTTTACCCTCATTGGCTTGGGCGCTCTTTTTGTTGGCCTGATCACCATTATGATATTGCTGAAGTACCTACCCGATCATGGCACTGATGACAAAGAAGTGGTGCCTTTTTATTTAGAAGGCAAAGTGCAAGCAGGCTCCAAACTGATTGGTCGCACCGTCGAGGAAAACGGTCTTCGTGACTTAAAAGATTTATTTCTCGCCGAGATCATTCATGGCGATCGCCGTATTTGCGCGGTCACCCCACAGCAAGTGATCCAAAAAGGTGATGTTTTATTGTTCGTGGGTGATATCAAATCGGTGCCTTTATTATCACGCTTTGACGGCCTTAAAATCGTTCATGATAAGCATGAAAAAGATGTCGAACATTTGGTAGAAGTGGTCATGAGCCAGTCTTCTAAATACATTGGTAAAACGGTAAAAGAAGTGCGCTTTCGCGAGCAATTTCATGCTGCTGTTATTGCTATCCGCCGTGGCCACGACCGCTTACAAGGCGGACTTGGGCAGGTACGACTACAAGCTGGTGACTCATTAATACTCGCTCCTGGCAGCCAGTTTTATGAGCTTCCTGATTTAAAGCGTGAATTTGTTTATATTTCAGGCTTAGATCTGCAAACACACTTAAAACCTAAACAATCAAACTTTGTATTAGCAGCTTTTGGCAGTGTATTAGCATTAAGTATTTTTGACGTTGTGCCACTGGTGAAAGGCCTAATGGTGTTACTGCTTTGCTTATTTTTAATGGGCACAATTAAGGTCAGTGAGCTAAAGCGTCGCTTTCCTATCGAACTGCTTGCCATCGTAGGCAGTGCTATAGGACTGGCTAAGCTCATGATCAATACCGGGCTGGCTGGACAAATTTCCGACGCCTTATTTTATGTGCTGGGTGATTTTGGACCTTACGGCGCTTTCATCGCTATTTTTGTGATGACAGTTGTATTTACAGAGCTCATTACAAACAACGCCGCTGCCGCATTGTCTTTCCCTGTTGCGTACGCGCTAGCGATTGGCTTTGATGTCAGCCCATTACCTTTTGTAATGGCGGTAGCATTTGGTGCATCTGCGAGCTTTATTTCCCCGTTTGGCTACCAAACTAATTTAATGGTTTATAGTGCAGGAAACTATCGCATTAAAGATTACGTGACGATGGGACTACCCTTATCGATCATTTATTCAATCACCGTTTTAACCTTAATCCCTTTGGTTTTCCCTTTTTAA
- a CDS encoding tetratricopeptide repeat protein — protein MARALVFLGSFLLLSACTSLVEKGDKLYEQGMYQQAAEFYQKALEEDSNDVEAQQRLNQARHKIIDRGLIEVRMLRLASNHVGAADKLESILRNQSIWHLEAMGAQAATQSEEVRYAEQFLKARGESLANGTYPDQFRWFEHKYALLIANAQLGSSFTLYQEQLKQVARHKCAALAEQVQGQRFFLYELTQKYCSVWQVKQNLSVDQYDNARFASLTLNKNLQLNTSQRRAHQQLIDGAISQLQDSFQRSIWYSPKSTQALNMTITADVEYQRRSTHKQQEKRYLVQELRQDPNDSNKQVKVDVERVYIYPLVDYHESYSARLSYRGKLAGMLLSNQHMDSKSNQTTSHSANFAEADLQPKAAVFLDQKALFSSYLSYLTQDFEQSLTQLWQQQYCQVQRADLNAENVLRCAKVEPSNNYVNSWFERQFGIDHQAMRTLYGI, from the coding sequence ATGGCTCGAGCTCTAGTATTTTTGGGGAGTTTCTTATTGCTCAGTGCCTGTACCAGTTTAGTTGAAAAGGGTGACAAACTGTACGAGCAAGGGATGTATCAGCAAGCCGCTGAGTTTTATCAAAAAGCTTTAGAGGAAGACAGCAATGATGTAGAAGCGCAACAGCGCCTCAATCAGGCTCGTCATAAAATCATTGATAGAGGTCTTATCGAAGTTCGCATGCTTAGGCTTGCCTCAAATCATGTCGGTGCGGCAGACAAGCTTGAGTCAATTTTACGTAATCAGAGTATTTGGCATTTAGAAGCTATGGGCGCGCAGGCGGCTACACAAAGCGAAGAAGTTCGCTACGCGGAGCAATTTCTCAAAGCGCGGGGGGAAAGCTTGGCCAATGGCACCTACCCAGATCAGTTTCGATGGTTTGAGCACAAATACGCGCTTTTAATTGCAAATGCGCAACTCGGTTCGTCTTTTACTCTGTATCAGGAGCAGTTAAAGCAAGTAGCAAGGCATAAATGTGCAGCGTTGGCTGAGCAAGTGCAGGGGCAGCGATTCTTTTTATATGAGCTAACGCAAAAATATTGTTCAGTATGGCAAGTTAAACAAAACTTATCCGTGGATCAATATGATAATGCGCGTTTTGCAAGCCTCACTCTGAACAAAAACCTCCAACTCAATACGTCGCAGAGGCGTGCTCATCAGCAATTAATTGATGGGGCGATTAGTCAGTTGCAAGACAGCTTTCAACGTAGCATCTGGTACTCACCAAAAAGTACGCAAGCACTCAATATGACCATTACAGCCGATGTTGAATATCAGCGACGCAGTACCCACAAGCAGCAAGAAAAGCGCTATCTAGTGCAAGAGCTAAGACAAGACCCAAATGATAGTAATAAACAAGTGAAGGTTGATGTTGAGCGTGTGTATATTTATCCCCTAGTTGATTATCATGAGTCATACTCTGCGCGATTAAGTTATCGAGGGAAGCTTGCGGGCATGTTGCTATCTAACCAACACATGGATAGTAAAAGCAACCAAACAACAAGTCATAGCGCTAATTTCGCCGAGGCTGATTTGCAACCTAAGGCAGCCGTATTTCTAGATCAAAAAGCGCTGTTTTCTTCATATTTATCGTACTTAACTCAGGATTTTGAACAGTCGTTAACCCAGCTATGGCAGCAACAGTATTGTCAGGTACAGCGAGCGGATCTGAATGCGGAAAATGTTCTAAGATGCGCCAAAGTTGAGCCAAGCAACAACTATGTTAACAGCTGGTTTGAGCGTCAGTTTGGCATTGATCATCAAGCGATGCGTACTTTATATGGTATTTAA
- the cysG gene encoding siroheme synthase CysG — protein sequence MQYLPIFTKLDNKPVLIVGGGDVALRKCRAFIKARAHITLVAPQFCDELKAHANSGEVVLVTDFFTAKHLEGKMLVIAATDNDEVNNLVFELANAQNIFVNVVDDQPKCTFIFPSIVDRDPITIAISSAGTAPVLARRLREKLETLIPQHIGPLAKLVGSFREHVKARFKHFADRRQFWESVFDSSVVSKVQAGDTPGATQQLHDMLEAKPEPEGEVYIVGAGPGDPELLTLKALQLMQQADVVVYDYLVSDEIMDLVRRDADLVCVGKRLGNHSVKQEDTNQMLVDFAKQGKKVCRIKGGDPFIYGRGGEEVQVLAANQVRYQIVPGITAAAGCSAYAGIPLTHRDHAQAIQFVTGHCKKDGQELDWPALAKPNQTLAIYMGVIKSPHIQAQLLKYGRAGSTPVAIIENGTRKEQRVVRTQLSQLAEQIEAHKIVSPALLIIGEVAALHEQLAWFGQTAQTSSFAQPITDVA from the coding sequence GTGCAGTATTTACCCATTTTCACCAAACTAGACAATAAACCGGTTCTCATCGTCGGTGGCGGTGATGTTGCGCTTAGGAAATGCCGTGCATTTATTAAAGCGCGCGCCCACATTACCCTTGTCGCTCCACAATTTTGTGACGAATTGAAAGCACATGCAAATAGTGGTGAAGTGGTTTTAGTAACTGACTTTTTCACAGCAAAGCACCTTGAGGGGAAAATGCTTGTCATTGCAGCAACTGACAACGATGAAGTAAATAACCTGGTCTTTGAGCTGGCCAATGCACAAAACATTTTTGTTAACGTGGTTGATGACCAACCAAAGTGCACGTTTATTTTTCCCTCTATCGTTGATAGAGATCCAATCACCATTGCCATTTCCAGTGCTGGCACCGCTCCCGTGCTTGCAAGACGTTTGCGCGAAAAACTTGAGACCTTGATCCCACAGCATATTGGTCCACTCGCCAAGTTAGTGGGCAGCTTTAGGGAGCATGTTAAAGCGCGCTTTAAGCATTTTGCAGACAGAAGACAGTTTTGGGAAAGCGTGTTCGATTCGAGTGTGGTGAGTAAAGTGCAAGCAGGTGACACACCAGGTGCAACGCAACAATTACACGACATGCTTGAGGCCAAGCCAGAACCTGAAGGCGAAGTTTATATTGTTGGTGCTGGTCCGGGCGATCCCGAATTATTAACCTTAAAGGCATTACAGTTAATGCAACAAGCCGATGTGGTGGTTTATGATTATCTTGTTTCAGATGAAATAATGGACTTAGTGCGCCGAGACGCAGATTTAGTCTGTGTTGGTAAACGTCTGGGGAATCATAGTGTAAAACAAGAAGATACCAATCAAATGCTGGTCGATTTCGCAAAACAGGGTAAAAAAGTGTGCCGCATCAAAGGTGGCGACCCATTTATTTATGGCCGTGGCGGAGAAGAAGTACAAGTGCTTGCAGCAAATCAGGTACGCTATCAAATTGTGCCAGGTATCACCGCCGCTGCTGGCTGTAGCGCCTATGCTGGGATCCCGCTCACTCATCGAGATCATGCTCAAGCAATCCAGTTTGTTACAGGGCACTGTAAAAAAGATGGCCAAGAGCTTGACTGGCCTGCTTTAGCTAAACCAAATCAAACTTTGGCCATTTATATGGGCGTGATAAAATCGCCACATATTCAAGCACAATTGCTGAAGTATGGCCGCGCAGGTTCAACCCCGGTCGCTATCATCGAAAACGGTACCCGTAAAGAACAACGGGTAGTTAGAACGCAGCTGAGTCAATTAGCAGAGCAAATAGAAGCACATAAAATTGTCTCCCCCGCGTTACTCATTATTGGCGAAGTTGCTGCGCTCCATGAGCAACTGGCCTGGTTCGGACAAACAGCTCAAACCAGTAGCTTTGCCCAGCCAATTACTGATGTGGCATAA
- a CDS encoding substrate-binding periplasmic protein, translated as MQQFWRRITLCCCFLFSTNLLANDPTGKAHIYTEDFPPYQKFMGPGKIGGVATELVKSLFEHSKIDYKIHVLPWFRTNHIVTHTPNTFIYSLARTKEREKLYHWIAPLCQINVSFYKLKARKDIEINNIEDVKQYIVAVASGQPTEQHLIEQGFSQDDNLVILASHQQGGLMLNKARVDLLFGADLFIKNVERSLGRTDEWERAYISTHLSKRMYLAANIETDETLISRLRKSYSVLSNKLKTNSRCEQALTKQ; from the coding sequence ATGCAACAATTCTGGCGCCGCATTACACTCTGCTGTTGTTTTTTATTCTCAACCAACTTACTTGCTAATGATCCCACAGGTAAAGCTCATATCTACACTGAAGACTTTCCGCCTTATCAAAAATTCATGGGTCCCGGGAAAATTGGAGGAGTTGCCACTGAATTAGTCAAATCACTGTTCGAACATAGTAAGATTGATTACAAAATTCATGTATTACCGTGGTTTAGAACCAATCATATCGTGACTCATACTCCAAACACCTTCATTTATTCACTCGCGCGCACCAAAGAGCGTGAGAAACTCTATCATTGGATTGCTCCCCTGTGTCAGATAAACGTGTCTTTCTACAAATTAAAAGCAAGAAAAGACATTGAAATCAATAACATTGAAGATGTTAAGCAATACATCGTTGCGGTCGCATCTGGACAGCCCACAGAGCAACACTTGATTGAGCAAGGCTTTAGCCAAGATGATAACCTTGTTATTTTAGCCAGCCACCAACAAGGTGGATTAATGCTCAACAAAGCACGTGTTGATTTATTGTTTGGTGCCGACTTGTTTATAAAAAACGTCGAAAGGTCTCTGGGCCGAACTGACGAGTGGGAACGCGCTTACATTTCTACCCATTTGAGTAAGCGCATGTATTTAGCGGCTAATATTGAGACTGATGAAACGCTTATAAGTCGGTTACGTAAAAGCTACAGCGTACTGAGCAATAAACTTAAAACCAATTCACGCTGTGAACAAGCGCTCACAAAACAATAG
- the deoC gene encoding deoxyribose-phosphate aldolase, which produces MALYEDAKLALSLMDLTSLNENDDEQAIASLINSIDPTLGVPAAVCVFPKFIALAKHLLAERRLEHVRVATVTNFADGKQPLKTVLAQTELALDAGADEIDLVLPYQQLIAGDPDTPWQYVNSSKALCKGKAKLKVIIESGVLETEALITQACDVAILAGADFIKTSTGKVPINATLDATKTILNCIKRSEKAVSFKAAGGVKTVAQAGDYLRLTEQIMGSDWLTAEHFRFGASSLLTDIHETITAARK; this is translated from the coding sequence ATGGCATTGTACGAAGATGCTAAGTTGGCATTAAGCTTAATGGATTTGACATCGTTAAATGAAAACGATGATGAGCAGGCCATCGCGTCACTGATTAATAGTATAGACCCTACATTGGGTGTTCCAGCGGCGGTTTGTGTGTTTCCCAAGTTTATTGCTTTGGCAAAGCATCTGTTGGCTGAACGCCGTTTAGAGCACGTCAGAGTGGCTACCGTGACCAATTTTGCTGATGGGAAGCAGCCTTTGAAGACGGTGCTAGCCCAGACGGAACTAGCACTCGATGCGGGTGCTGACGAAATTGATTTGGTGCTACCTTATCAGCAGTTGATTGCCGGAGACCCTGATACTCCTTGGCAATATGTCAATTCAAGCAAAGCCTTGTGTAAAGGCAAAGCTAAGTTAAAAGTGATCATCGAAAGTGGTGTACTTGAGACTGAAGCACTCATCACGCAAGCTTGTGACGTTGCAATTCTGGCTGGGGCGGATTTTATAAAAACCAGCACGGGAAAAGTGCCTATAAATGCCACACTTGATGCAACTAAGACTATACTTAACTGTATTAAACGCTCTGAAAAAGCGGTTAGCTTCAAGGCTGCCGGTGGCGTTAAAACGGTTGCTCAAGCTGGTGATTACTTAAGGCTGACAGAGCAAATAATGGGTTCTGATTGGCTCACTGCGGAGCATTTTCGCTTTGGTGCCTCAAGTTTGCTAACGGATATACATGAAACAATCACCGCTGCGCGAAAGTGA
- the secE gene encoding preprotein translocase subunit SecE → MSTNVENQSTSLDMVKWLIAITLLTGAVVGNYLYADMSVLVRAIGVVVAIAAALGVAATTEKGRTFIAFAKESRIEVRKVVWPTRQETTHTTFIVMAATVVMALILWGLDGILFRVVGFLTGLEI, encoded by the coding sequence ATGAGCACTAATGTAGAAAACCAGTCTACCTCTTTAGACATGGTAAAATGGCTAATTGCAATCACGCTACTTACGGGCGCAGTAGTTGGCAACTATCTTTATGCAGATATGTCTGTGTTGGTAAGAGCCATCGGTGTGGTTGTTGCGATAGCCGCTGCACTAGGTGTAGCAGCTACCACTGAGAAAGGGCGTACTTTTATTGCCTTTGCAAAAGAGTCTCGCATTGAAGTACGTAAAGTTGTTTGGCCTACGCGTCAAGAAACAACTCACACTACATTTATCGTAATGGCTGCGACAGTAGTAATGGCGTTGATCCTTTGGGGTCTCGACGGCATTTTATTCAGAGTTGTTGGCTTTTTAACTGGATTGGAGATCTGA
- the nusG gene encoding transcription termination/antitermination protein NusG: protein MSDENKEKKLRWYVIQAFSGFEKRVAQTIIEHIKIEGLEDSFGEVLVPTEEVVEMRAGQKRKSERKFFPGYVLVEMDMNDASWHLVNSTPRVMGFIGGTSDRPAPISKKEADRILNRLQENAEAPKPATLFEVGEVVRVTDGPFADFSGVVEEVDYEKSRLKVSVLIFGRSTPVDLEFGQVEKDK, encoded by the coding sequence ATGTCGGATGAGAACAAAGAAAAGAAATTACGCTGGTACGTAATTCAGGCGTTTTCGGGTTTTGAAAAGCGCGTAGCTCAAACCATCATTGAGCACATTAAGATTGAAGGCTTAGAAGATAGCTTTGGTGAAGTTCTGGTCCCTACTGAAGAAGTAGTTGAAATGAGAGCGGGTCAAAAGCGTAAATCTGAGCGTAAATTCTTCCCAGGTTATGTACTGGTTGAGATGGATATGAATGATGCGAGCTGGCACTTAGTGAACAGCACGCCGCGTGTTATGGGCTTTATTGGTGGTACTTCTGACCGCCCAGCACCGATTAGCAAAAAAGAAGCTGACCGTATTCTTAACCGCCTACAAGAAAACGCCGAAGCACCTAAACCTGCGACTTTATTTGAAGTGGGCGAAGTGGTTCGTGTTACTGATGGCCCATTCGCTGACTTCAGTGGTGTGGTTGAAGAAGTCGATTACGAAAAGAGCCGTTTAAAAGTATCGGTACTGATCTTCGGTCGTTCTACGCCGGTTGACCTAGAATTTGGTCAAGTTGAGAAAGATAAATAA
- the cysC gene encoding adenylyl-sulfate kinase — MDENIVWHNYAVDKVQRSEQKRHKPCVLWFTGYSGSGKSTVAGALESALHQQGVHTYLLDGDNVRHGLCKDLGFSDEDRVENIRRVGELSKLMADAGLVVLTAFISPFQAERDMVRSLLDDGEFIEVFLDTPLDVCEQRDPKGLYKKARAGEIKHFTGIDSDYQVPVNPEVILDTSKNSLSDSVEQLVAYLKTRNIIG; from the coding sequence ATGGACGAGAATATAGTTTGGCATAACTATGCCGTTGACAAAGTACAGCGTAGCGAGCAAAAGCGCCATAAGCCTTGCGTATTGTGGTTTACTGGCTACTCAGGCTCTGGTAAAAGCACGGTTGCAGGTGCACTTGAAAGTGCCTTACATCAACAAGGCGTTCATACATATTTACTCGATGGTGATAATGTTCGCCACGGTCTGTGTAAAGACTTAGGATTTAGTGACGAAGACCGAGTTGAAAATATTCGCCGCGTGGGTGAACTCAGCAAGCTCATGGCTGATGCTGGTTTGGTCGTCTTAACCGCCTTTATTTCACCGTTTCAAGCAGAACGTGATATGGTACGTTCGCTGTTAGACGACGGCGAGTTTATTGAGGTATTTTTAGATACGCCATTAGATGTATGTGAACAACGCGACCCTAAAGGCTTATATAAAAAAGCCAGAGCAGGTGAAATCAAGCACTTCACGGGCATTGATTCAGACTATCAAGTACCCGTTAATCCAGAAGTAATTCTTGATACCAGTAAAAACTCGTTATCTGACTCTGTGGAGCAATTAGTCGCCTACCTAAAAACTAGAAACATCATAGGATAA
- the cysQ gene encoding 3'(2'),5'-bisphosphate nucleotidase CysQ yields the protein MNQTDLLEEILLLARKAGDAIMPIYAKDFNIEYKADQSPVTDADLAAHKVIVKGLKALTPDLPILSEESANIDWPTRQTWQEYWLVDPIDGTKEFIKKNGEFTVNIALIKNGKPILGVVHAPALNESYLAAEAIGAFKECGEARIELKVTEKANKGTINVVGSRSHPSPDLAAYLEQFDDVEMVPKGSSLKLCLVAEGQADIYPRLGPTSEWDTGAGHAIAAIAGAKVTQVDGSPLLYNQKESYLNPYFIVSRLAD from the coding sequence ATGAACCAGACCGATCTGTTGGAAGAGATCTTGTTACTAGCGCGTAAAGCGGGTGACGCCATCATGCCAATTTATGCCAAAGATTTTAATATCGAGTACAAAGCTGATCAAAGCCCAGTAACCGATGCCGACTTAGCGGCCCATAAAGTGATAGTCAAAGGTTTAAAAGCGCTTACCCCTGATTTGCCCATTTTGAGTGAAGAGAGCGCAAATATAGACTGGCCAACAAGACAGACTTGGCAGGAATACTGGCTGGTCGACCCCATTGATGGCACCAAAGAGTTTATTAAGAAAAATGGTGAGTTTACAGTGAACATAGCGCTTATTAAAAATGGCAAGCCTATTTTAGGTGTAGTTCACGCCCCTGCACTCAACGAGAGTTACTTGGCTGCCGAGGCCATTGGCGCATTTAAAGAGTGCGGTGAGGCACGGATTGAGCTTAAGGTGACTGAAAAAGCCAATAAAGGCACAATCAATGTTGTTGGCTCTCGTTCTCATCCGTCCCCCGATTTAGCCGCCTACCTGGAACAATTTGATGATGTTGAGATGGTACCTAAAGGTAGTTCACTGAAGTTATGCTTGGTTGCCGAAGGGCAAGCGGATATATACCCAAGATTAGGCCCTACCAGTGAATGGGATACCGGTGCAGGTCATGCCATTGCTGCTATTGCCGGCGCTAAAGTAACTCAAGTTGACGGTAGTCCATTACTGTATAATCAAAAAGAAAGCTACTTAAATCCCTACTTTATCGTTTCTCGATTAGCAGATTAA